One segment of Daphnia magna isolate NIES linkage group LG2, ASM2063170v1.1, whole genome shotgun sequence DNA contains the following:
- the LOC123470223 gene encoding iron-sulfur cluster assembly 1 homolog, mitochondrial-like translates to MAARVAASATVRAIKARKPFPTRAALVLTPSALNRVKQLTEGKDDHVGLRIGVKQRGCNGFSYTLDFAAQKDKFDEEVLQDGVRIFVDIKAQLHLLGTVMDYVENELSSEFVFNNPNIKGTCGCGESFSV, encoded by the exons ATGGCAGCCCGTGTTGCAGCGTCCGCTACAGTACGCGCAATTAAAGCAAGAAAACCGTTTCCAACCCGTGCTGCCCTTGTTCTT ACTCCTAGTGCATTGAATCGAGTGAAACAACTTACTGAAGGCAAAGATGATCAC GTTGGTTTAAGGATAGGTGTGAAGCAGCGGGGTTGCAATGGCTTTAGTTACACTTTAGATTTTGCAGCACAAAAAGACAAATTTGATGAAGAAGTACTTCAAGATG GAGTTCGTATTTTTGTTGACATCAAAGCGCAACTTCATCTTCTAGGAACAGTAATGGATTATGTTGAAAATGAACTTTCATCAgaatttgtattcaataacCCCAACATCAAGGGAACATGTGGCTGTGGAGAAAGTTTCTCTGTGTGA